The Raphanus sativus cultivar WK10039 chromosome 2, ASM80110v3, whole genome shotgun sequence DNA segment GTTGCTCAATAATTGAAGACTAAAAGATGTTAAATACTACTACTATTAGTGATGGATTATGCGTTATCACTAGCTTATAGATAAGGATTAGGTTTATAATTGGTCTATAAtgtattgttttttcttcacTCGTTTTCTGTACTCCAAACTTCGAGGCTTAGTTGTTGGAGTTTCAGGAGTCATCACAACTTGTCTTCGTTACTAATTACTGATTAATTAATCACCAACAATTATATAAACCAAGGATTTAACAAGATTCATTTGGTAGTAGGGTATCTTCAACTAAATTAATCCttcaacatatatttaaattatctgCGACATCACTCTCCTTTTCTTGAATAATAAGAAGTCGTTGAGGTCATTGATGATGCTGTGATAGAATGGAAATTTTAAACTATTCTTTTATGGTTTATGAATCAAGAATTGGCCCAAATTATAGACTTGcaaataagttttgtttttaaaaaggaaCATCATGAAAAGACCAatacgttttaaaaaatttactcgTCATTTTCTATACAACTAGATCGTAATTTTCTTAAGTtcacaataaaataataataccgAATTAAAATTGACAAATTTCATTGGACGGAAATCATGATTATATAACGCAAATTACAAGAAGTTTAcacaatatgaaaaaaaaaagaagtttacaCAGTATGGAAGTGAACCATAAAGCGATTATATGAAATTATGGTCCAACCTAGAAACACTTGTACAATAAAACTATATAACCCATCTGGATTACTAGAAATACAAGTTACTTCACACCCAACAGAGATCAAACCAAAAGCTCTCTGATCTCTGAAAACACAAGcattcatattttaaaacacataattaagaaaaaaaaccaaacaaagGAACTTAAAAGTCTTTATATAATGAACTCATCGAAGGTTCTTATACGCTTCATGTTCACTTGTACTCCAAGATCATGTTGTTCTCCGGAGCCAGCCCAACGCAGGCCCTAAGAATGTTCTCCAGCATCGCCCGCTGCTTAGACAACGCATTAACCACCGGTGTTCCAGGCGGCACGAGCGGTGCCTTGGTGAGGTAGCTGAGTATAGTGGCCACAGGATGGAAAGAATGAAACTTCCCCTGCCAACAAAAGAAGAATCAAAACCACGTACGGTTTCATGAAATCCCAATAATATAATTGGTTTTGTGAAGAGCCACCGACGAACCTCTTTCTCGGATTTGAACTGAATCCTGGTGCTGAGTTCAGCGAGGAGAACAAGATCCAAGATAATTGGAGCAGCTAGGAGAGAGTCCTCGCAGGTGTTGTGCATCACAATTGTGTTCTTTCCTCCCATGAATATCTCTGATGTATACTCATCCATGGCTCGCTTGCTATCTGCAACATACGGTACATACTGCAACACACACAAAATGGATCAATACTGCAATATACAAAAGGTTTTGAGTGTTTTTTAATTAAGATAGTTAAATAGCTTACCTTGATGACAACAACATGGTCAGGGTGTTCCCCGGGCTCGAAGAGGATACCGTTGCTAGCAACCATATCATCCACCACATTACTTTTGGAGATCTCCTTAGATCTGAATGTCTGTGGAGCTGAGAGGTTCATTCCATCGTTGTTCCCTAGGTGATTGTAGCTCACTATTGAAGTAGGCTGTTGTTAAcacaacaaaaacaattttttttttaaataggttTCTTCACTAACAATTAAGAAGGAGAGTTACTTGATACGCAAGCTAAAAACAAACCTTGATTCCAGCACCAACAAGGAAATCAACCAAGACGGATTTCATCTTGGTTTGACCACTCTTGAAGTCATCACCACCGATCAAAACATTGTTCTTGATAGCCAAATCAATAAGACCTGGAACAAAGGTGTTCTGAGGGCTTCCATTGATGAAGGGGATGCCTTCAAGAACACATGCAATCGCATAAAGCGTGGAAGGAGAGATCTCAGACTCATCCCTTTCCACAGACTTCATAAGATTCTCCATTGTGTCGTTTAGCCCCACGATCACATTGCTGTAACGCTCTGTGTTACCCGTCCACAGAACCACAACCTTATCCACCTTGTTCTTCTCCTTAAACTCCCTaacattccaaaaaaaataaaaacagaggagaTTGATTGATTCAAGTCTGTTTAATCATCCATCACAAAGTATTATCTGATGATTACTAACCTCATGTCCTTGATGATTTGGTCGACTTGTTCCTTCTTGGTACCTTTGATGACGTTGTTGGCACGTGACCCCTGATTGGCAGCGACGAAATCAGGATCGAAGATACCAGGGAGTGGGACAATGTTCTCCATGAAAGGCCTAAGCTGTTTCTGCAGATCAATGTCAAGAACCTTGGCTCTCCCCATAGCGTCTGCTAGATTCATATCACTTATGTCCCATCCACCAAACACAACATCATCTGGATTAACCTGTTTTCAAAAAATCTCCATATAAAACACACAATCAAGAGAAGAagacccaaaaaaaacaaatctagaTTTTGTTTACCATTGGAACGAGACTCTTGAAAGGAGCATAGATCTCTTCACCGTTGAAGGATCCGACACGAATAGACGATGCTTGTGTTAACGACCCGAAGTAGTTAGCTTGTTGCACTTTGTCCTTGGTCGCCCACGAGATTCCTCtgtttatgttttatgtttcggatcagatcttaaaaataaaatgattaacaTTTTCATGGATAGGAACATAAAAGACTCACTCTTTATTGGCAATTACACCGGCGGTGAGGGTTGATCCATTGTTTCCTCCCCAACCAACAAGCATAACCCTGTCggaaaccaaaaacaaaacaaacaaaaaaattgaaaatttcgTAAATCTAAGACCAACCCCACAGATGAATTCACGACGGAGAAACCGAggaaacttttttgttttttacccTAATTTGGGGACACGAGTATCGGTTTTGAAATCGTATTTGACAACCTTGGGCTTCACGATCCACTGGTAAGCACCGTTAACGTTCTCGTGAACGACTTCCGTCGTCTCGTAATCGTACATCGAATGAATCTCATTCTCTGTGTATTTCACGTTCGGGCTCTCAACTTTGAAGCTCTCGATGAACATCTTTTACAGATACCTCTGTTTTCTCGGTTTTTGAATGATCGTGTTTTGTTGTTGTGGGTTTGATCTTCTCTTAAGTGGAGTTATTTATAGAAAAGAGCGCGAGGATGATAGACACGTGGCGTTGTATCAGTGGTTTGTGGTCCCTCTTAGCCAATGCATGTGAGAGAGCTCGTTGATGGTTATTAGTGAATCATACGTGTGTGACGCCTCACACGTGAGAGGCCCTAGCGGAGAGAAAAAGTGTGACACGTCGGAGCTCTGGACCATACACGTGGCGTCGTTTTGCCAGTAGCAATGTTTTGTCGGATCTTCTTGTCGGACTCACATTTTTTTGTTGAAGCCTGAAGGTACTCGAACAAGGTGGGGGGACGCTAGTTACTTCCGTTACTCTCCAGTGTTTCCGTCGTTGATGGGATATTATCTCCGTTACAGTTATAGTTTACGACAGTCGTTCCTCATTTACAGAAAAGTGAAGAGTGTGTAACAGTCTAACACACACCACACTTAGCTGCCACATAATCTAAAATGAATGTCACGTTCCAGAGATGGCGCGTGTAGTATCTAATGTGCCTTTTAACGGTCGTTTGAAAACATTGTCTGAAACGTTTTCTTTAGTTGGGTCCCGCGGAATCTTGTTGGCTTGTTTCGACACGTGAATTATGAAGCAACCAGCATACATATGTTACAacattttaattagttttatattgttGTCATAGTAATTAacgtttaatgtttttaatcttttctagtttataaatatttcatgtGGACGTTTCTAGTATTATTTGGAGATACTCAGTTGATTCGTACAGACAATATAAATCCTTTAAATTAATTGATACTACTATGCATAAATTTATTAGTAGTAATTCCGATGATTTCGAGGTAcacttatttttatataaatgagtTATCTAATTATTGTATTGATAACAAGTCATACCATCTTACTCCTTATTTTTCAAACTATATTTtccatatttaataaatttaaagtaacttagatttttcttaattaactaattatgACTGAGTAATGACCATAAAACTTGAGACTAAccattatgaaaaaaaaaaatatatattatatatatatattataatataactaacgatatcaacatattatatgttattttcacatataaatattatgaatgCATACTAATACATCCATTTCAACATATTGAAAATAACATTAATGTAATGTTTTGTAGGCTAATTAAGATCAAACGTGAGAATTTGACTCGCGTACCACATTTACATTCCAGCAATCGCGTCATATGCATGctaattttagtaaaactagATAAAGATAGGATATTCTAGTCGACATAAGAAGATATAAACACTGAATCGCATGGTATacaatttacttttatttaatggAGGATGAAGGAAGTATACAAAGGTGTTTTGGGCATATATATCTTTGAATGGCTTTGTAAAAGTTGATCGGTATGGTTGTGGCCATACGTACGTTTATTTGTAGCCTTTCTAAAACCTTTTTCTATACTTCTCCACGCCACATATTTATCTTTATTTcactttcttatttttcattctttatttcttatatatgaATGGTGTTGATGTATGCAGGAAGTTTCTCGTACCATTTATGAAAAGTACACTAAGTCACTAACCATACAATAATTCTTCAAATAATTTTACccaaattttcttttcaaagaatATTAATCATACAATAatctcttttagtttttttggcaTATACTTCAGTCATCGTAAGTCTAATTAAGATTTTAGTCGAAGCAGAGAAAATGTAATTATTTTAGGATTAAATCGGCGCATGTTGTATCATTCTGAACTATTCAacaaaggatttttttttttttgcttaagaaCTATTCAACTAAGTTTTAaaccctttaacaaaaaaagttttgaacagaaatgatataaaacaattttaattttcttgaaaatcttttgcaaaaaaaaaacaattttaattttcttacaaAGCAGTATAGTCAGAATGTACACGATATATTTGCAAATGGCAAACGAAACTAGCAATTAATCTGGTGCGATTTTacatttgtgtgtgtgttttctttcTAGAAAAAATTACATTTGGAAACACTTTTCCACTTTCGTATTACATGCTAGGTCACTTTGTGCTGGAGAGGCACATTATCATATCAAAAGACTATAATCTCCCTGAACTAAAACACCATCGTAACGGGAGTCATTTCTTCTTTATAGATTCCAATTGCTAAAGCACAAAACCTAtgccatcttttttttttttgaacaactccCTTTTCCTCTCAGACGAATAGAAAAAAAACCCAGATTCTTCCAAAAAAATCTCAATTTCATCTAAATCGATTGAACAATATGCCTTCAATTCCGTTCACAATCTCTGGCGATAAACGCAACTCTAATTCAATCTGCATCCATATTTCCATCCACCAAACATCATGACAAATCACAGATCTCCTAGTGTGGTAAGTGCTGGAACCAGCTTTATCTTCATCTCCTCTCCGAGATTTTTCAAAGTTGACGGCTCTCCACCATAATCTCAGCTAGGACGAAGCTTCTCACTACCAGAACCAACCTCTGTCTTGCCCATGCCACCAAAGCTTCTCACCACCGGAATCTACCTACGATTGGAATTGGTTTTGACCAGCAGCTGGGGCAGGGTTTGGTCTACTCTCCTCC contains these protein-coding regions:
- the LOC108843432 gene encoding inositol-3-phosphate synthase, which produces MFIESFKVESPNVKYTENEIHSMYDYETTEVVHENVNGAYQWIVKPKVVKYDFKTDTRVPKLGVMLVGWGGNNGSTLTAGVIANKEGISWATKDKVQQANYFGSLTQASSIRVGSFNGEEIYAPFKSLVPMVNPDDVVFGGWDISDMNLADAMGRAKVLDIDLQKQLRPFMENIVPLPGIFDPDFVAANQGSRANNVIKGTKKEQVDQIIKDMREFKEKNKVDKVVVLWTGNTERYSNVIVGLNDTMENLMKSVERDESEISPSTLYAIACVLEGIPFINGSPQNTFVPGLIDLAIKNNVLIGGDDFKSGQTKMKSVLVDFLVGAGIKPTSIVSYNHLGNNDGMNLSAPQTFRSKEISKSNVVDDMVASNGILFEPGEHPDHVVVIKYVPYVADSKRAMDEYTSEIFMGGKNTIVMHNTCEDSLLAAPIILDLVLLAELSTRIQFKSEKEGKFHSFHPVATILSYLTKAPLVPPGTPVVNALSKQRAMLENILRACVGLAPENNMILEYK